The Callithrix jacchus isolate 240 chromosome 20, calJac240_pri, whole genome shotgun sequence genome has a window encoding:
- the ORC6 gene encoding origin recognition complex subunit 6 isoform X1, which translates to MGSELIGRLAPRLGLAEPEMLRKAEEYLRLSRVKCVGLSARTTETSSAVMCLDLAASWMKYPLDRAYLIKLSGLSKKTYQSCLKSFECLLGLNSNIGIRDLAVQFSCTEAVNMASKILKSYESSLPQTQHVELDLSRPLFTSAALLSACKILKLKVDKNKMAATSGVKKAIFDRLCKQLEKIGQQIDGEPENLATPPQKKKKIVVEPPAKEMKVEEMAHKPQKEEDLTQDYEEWKRKILENAANAQKATAE; encoded by the exons ATGGGGTCGGAGCTGATCGGCCGTCTAGCCCCGCGCTTAGGCCTAGCCGAGCCCGAAATGCTGAG GAAAGCAGAGGAGTATTTGCGCCTGTCCCGGGTGAAGTGTGTCGGCCTTTCTGCACGCACCACGGAGACTAGCAGTGCAGTCATGTGCCTGGACCTTGCAGCTTCCTGGATGAAGTACCCCTTGGACAGG GCTTATTTAATTAAACTTTCTGGTTTGAGCAAGAAGACATATCAGAGCTGTCTTAAATCTTTTGAGTGTTTACTAGGCCTCAATTCGAATATTGGAATAAGAGACCTAGCTGTACAGTTTAGCTGTACAGAAGCAGTGAACATGGCTTCAAAGATACTAAAAAG CTATGAGTCCAGTCTTCCCCAGACACAGCATGTAGAACTTGACTTATCCAGGCCACTTTTCACTTCTGCTGCACTGCTGTCAGCATGCAA GATTCTAAAGCTGAAagttgataaaaacaaaatggcagccACATCCGGTGTAAAAAAAGCTATATTTGATCGACTGTGTAAACAACTAGAGAAGATTGGACAGCAGATTGACG gagAACCTGAAAATTTAGCTACTCCaccacagaagaaaaagaagatagtgGTTGAACCTCCAGCAAAGG AAATGAAGGTAGAGGAGATGGCACATAAACCACAGAAAGAAGAAGATCTGACACAGGATTAtgaagaatggaaaagaaaaattttagaaaatgctgcCAATGCTCAAAAGGCTACAGCAGAGTGA
- the ORC6 gene encoding origin recognition complex subunit 6 isoform X5 — translation MCLDLAASWMKYPLDRAYLIKLSGLSKKTYQSCLKSFECLLGLNSNIGIRDLAVQFSCTEAVNMASKILKSYESSLPQTQHVELDLSRPLFTSAALLSACKILKLKVDKNKMAATSGVKKAIFDRLCKQLEKIGQQIDGEPENLATPPQKKKKIVVEPPAKEMKVEEMAHKPQKEEDLTQDYEEWKRKILENAANAQKATAE, via the exons ATGTGCCTGGACCTTGCAGCTTCCTGGATGAAGTACCCCTTGGACAGG GCTTATTTAATTAAACTTTCTGGTTTGAGCAAGAAGACATATCAGAGCTGTCTTAAATCTTTTGAGTGTTTACTAGGCCTCAATTCGAATATTGGAATAAGAGACCTAGCTGTACAGTTTAGCTGTACAGAAGCAGTGAACATGGCTTCAAAGATACTAAAAAG CTATGAGTCCAGTCTTCCCCAGACACAGCATGTAGAACTTGACTTATCCAGGCCACTTTTCACTTCTGCTGCACTGCTGTCAGCATGCAA GATTCTAAAGCTGAAagttgataaaaacaaaatggcagccACATCCGGTGTAAAAAAAGCTATATTTGATCGACTGTGTAAACAACTAGAGAAGATTGGACAGCAGATTGACG gagAACCTGAAAATTTAGCTACTCCaccacagaagaaaaagaagatagtgGTTGAACCTCCAGCAAAGG AAATGAAGGTAGAGGAGATGGCACATAAACCACAGAAAGAAGAAGATCTGACACAGGATTAtgaagaatggaaaagaaaaattttagaaaatgctgcCAATGCTCAAAAGGCTACAGCAGAGTGA
- the ORC6 gene encoding origin recognition complex subunit 6 isoform X3 produces the protein MGSELIGRLAPRLGLAEPEMLRKAEEYLRLSRVKCVGLSARTTETSSAVMCLDLAASWMKYPLDRAYLIKLSGLSKKTYQSCLKSFECLLGLNSNIGIRDLAVQFSCTEAVNMASKILKSYESSLPQTQHVELDLSRPLFTSAALLSACKILKLKVDKNKMAATSGVKKAIFDRLCKQLEKIGQQIDGEPENLATPPQKKKKIVVEPPAKVESGFHHLDQAGLELLTS, from the exons ATGGGGTCGGAGCTGATCGGCCGTCTAGCCCCGCGCTTAGGCCTAGCCGAGCCCGAAATGCTGAG GAAAGCAGAGGAGTATTTGCGCCTGTCCCGGGTGAAGTGTGTCGGCCTTTCTGCACGCACCACGGAGACTAGCAGTGCAGTCATGTGCCTGGACCTTGCAGCTTCCTGGATGAAGTACCCCTTGGACAGG GCTTATTTAATTAAACTTTCTGGTTTGAGCAAGAAGACATATCAGAGCTGTCTTAAATCTTTTGAGTGTTTACTAGGCCTCAATTCGAATATTGGAATAAGAGACCTAGCTGTACAGTTTAGCTGTACAGAAGCAGTGAACATGGCTTCAAAGATACTAAAAAG CTATGAGTCCAGTCTTCCCCAGACACAGCATGTAGAACTTGACTTATCCAGGCCACTTTTCACTTCTGCTGCACTGCTGTCAGCATGCAA GATTCTAAAGCTGAAagttgataaaaacaaaatggcagccACATCCGGTGTAAAAAAAGCTATATTTGATCGACTGTGTAAACAACTAGAGAAGATTGGACAGCAGATTGACG gagAACCTGAAAATTTAGCTACTCCaccacagaagaaaaagaagatagtgGTTGAACCTCCAGCAAAGG tagagtctgggtttcaccatcttgaccaggctggtcttgaacttttgacctcgtga
- the ORC6 gene encoding origin recognition complex subunit 6 isoform X4, whose product MGSELIGRLAPRLGLAEPEMLRKAEEYLRLSRVKCVGLSARTTETSSAVMCLDLAASWMKYPLDRAYLIKLSGLSKKTYQSCLKSFECLLGLNSNIGIRDLAVQFSCTEAVNMASKILKSYESSLPQTQHVELDLSRPLFTSAALLSACKILKLKVDKNKMAATSGVKKAIFDRLCKQLEKIGQQIDGEPENLATPPQKKKKIVVEPPAKEVAN is encoded by the exons ATGGGGTCGGAGCTGATCGGCCGTCTAGCCCCGCGCTTAGGCCTAGCCGAGCCCGAAATGCTGAG GAAAGCAGAGGAGTATTTGCGCCTGTCCCGGGTGAAGTGTGTCGGCCTTTCTGCACGCACCACGGAGACTAGCAGTGCAGTCATGTGCCTGGACCTTGCAGCTTCCTGGATGAAGTACCCCTTGGACAGG GCTTATTTAATTAAACTTTCTGGTTTGAGCAAGAAGACATATCAGAGCTGTCTTAAATCTTTTGAGTGTTTACTAGGCCTCAATTCGAATATTGGAATAAGAGACCTAGCTGTACAGTTTAGCTGTACAGAAGCAGTGAACATGGCTTCAAAGATACTAAAAAG CTATGAGTCCAGTCTTCCCCAGACACAGCATGTAGAACTTGACTTATCCAGGCCACTTTTCACTTCTGCTGCACTGCTGTCAGCATGCAA GATTCTAAAGCTGAAagttgataaaaacaaaatggcagccACATCCGGTGTAAAAAAAGCTATATTTGATCGACTGTGTAAACAACTAGAGAAGATTGGACAGCAGATTGACG gagAACCTGAAAATTTAGCTACTCCaccacagaagaaaaagaagatagtgGTTGAACCTCCAGCAAAGG